Within Streptomyces roseirectus, the genomic segment CCGACGATCAGCCCGAGCAGCACGGTCACCGGCACGTACGCGTCCACCGGGCGCAGGCCCCCGAAGGAGTCGTCCGGCTGCCGGAAGGAGGGGATGGAGCCGAGGATCACCAGGAGGAGGGTGGGGAAGAGGAGGATCCAGAAGTGGGCGCCGGGTTCGCGCCGGAAGAGGCGGAGTTCGGCTTTGAGGACGGCGGGGTTGAAGGGGAGGGCGGGCGTGGGTGCGAGGGGCATCGGGGCCGGCTTCCGGGAGGTGTTCATGCCGTCGCGCCCTTCGTCAGGTCGAGGAACGCGTCGTCCAGCGTCGCGTCCGTGACGCGGAGTTGGTGGGCGGTGATGTGGCGGCGGGCGAGGAGGGTGATCACGGCGTTGACGGTCTCGTCGGTGCCGGAGAGGGTGAGGCGGGCGTCCTTGTGGCTGACGGCGGCCAGGGCGGGGAGGGTGGCGAGGTCGCGGTCGTCGAGGGGGGCGGAGGGGGTGAAGCTGATGATCGTGGCGCCGGCCGAGCGGTGGATCAGGCCGGCCGGGGTGTCGAGGGCGGCGATCCTGCCCTTGTCGATCACCGCGATGCGGTCACAGAGGCGCTGGGCCTCCTCCATGAAGTGGGTGACGAGCAGGACGGTCACGCCGCCCGCGCGGACGTCCTCGATCAGCTCCCAGGTGTCGCGGCGGGCGCGGGGATCGAGACCGGTGGTGAGTTCGTCCAGGACGACGACCTTGGGGTCGCCGATCAGCGCGAGGGCGATGAACAGGCGCTGCTTCTGTCCGCCGGAGAGCTTCGCGAACCGGGTGTTCAGCTTGCCGGTGAGTCCGAGGCGTTCGGCGAGGGGACGCCAGTCCGCCGGGCGCGCGTAGAAGGACGCGTACAGCTCCAGCGCCTCGCGCACCGTCAGCTTCGGCTGCAACTCGCTCTGCTGGAGCTGCGCACCGAGCACCTGCGCGACCTGCGCGTGCTCGGTGACAGGATCGAAACCGGCGACCCGGACCCGCCCGGCATCCGGGACCCGCAACCCCTCCACACACTCCACGGTCGTCGTCTTCCCGGCCCCGTTGGGACCGAGCACCCCAAAAATCTCCCCCTCCTCCACGGCGAAGGAGACTCCGTCCACCGCCCTGTGGGCGCCGTACGTCTTGCGCAGATCCGTGACTTCGATGACGGGCATGACTCCACCCTCCCGAACCACCCCCACCCCTCACATCGGCCGAAGAGCCAGACCCCGCCTCCACCGTTCACCCGTCCGGCATCAACCGATCGGCTGATGCGCGAATACGACCCCGGGGGCGACCATGGGACACGCCCCCTCGTCCCGCACCCTCTCAGCCCCTCTCCCCCGCCCGTTCCCCGTGCCAGGTCCCCCACAACTGGGCGTACGCGCCGCCCGCGTTCACCAGTTGTTCGTGGGTTCCGAGTTCTGTCAGGAGGCCGTCTTCCATGACAGCCACCCGGTCCGCGTCGTGGGCGGTGTGGAGGCGGTGGGCGATGGCGATGACGGTGCGGTTGGCGAGGACGGCGGCGAGGGCGTGTTCGGTGTGGCGGGCGGTGGTGGGGTCGAGGAGGGCTGTCGCCTCGTCGAGGATGAGGGTGTGGGGGTCGGCGAGGACCACGCGCGCGAGGGCGAGTTGCTGGGCCTGTGAGCCGTCCAGCGTGTGCGCGCCGGTGCCGAGCTGGGCGTCGAGCGCGCCGGGCAGTTCGCGGACCCAGCCGTCCGCGCCGACCGCGTCCAGTGCGGCCCACAGGTCCTCGTCGCTCGCGGAGGGTTCGGCGATGCGGAGGTTGTCGCGG encodes:
- a CDS encoding ABC transporter ATP-binding protein, whose product is MPVIEVTDLRKTYGAHRAVDGVSFAVEEGEIFGVLGPNGAGKTTTVECVEGLRVPDAGRVRVAGFDPVTEHAQVAQVLGAQLQQSELQPKLTVREALELYASFYARPADWRPLAERLGLTGKLNTRFAKLSGGQKQRLFIALALIGDPKVVVLDELTTGLDPRARRDTWELIEDVRAGGVTVLLVTHFMEEAQRLCDRIAVIDKGRIAALDTPAGLIHRSAGATIISFTPSAPLDDRDLATLPALAAVSHKDARLTLSGTDETVNAVITLLARRHITAHQLRVTDATLDDAFLDLTKGATA